A single window of Streptomyces griseoviridis DNA harbors:
- a CDS encoding N-acetylglucosamine kinase: MTGRGGRGTGPARRTRRDRPDTAARDDTAGTVGTDHAGGSGGYLAVDSGGSGLRVAVGTVARGVLAERRSGEPVRTGPRGIDPEHLMGQLVPMVRALTEESGVGRLDTVVVGATGLATLGDALRAELPAAVRREFGADTLALAADAVTAYAGALGPRPGAVVAAGTGLIALGTDLTGWRRADGWGHLLGDCGGGAWIGRAGLEAALRAFDGRAGGSTALLACAEREFGPMPGLPGLLYPRTDRPAVLASFAPRVAECAADDQVAAGILRSAARAMAESAAAVCPAGGEPRVAFTGGLFKMGDVLVGPLAEELARLVPGAERVPAAGDPLLGSVRIASELVTGSLTLPCDDALLTVTSVRG, encoded by the coding sequence GGACCGGCGCGGCGAACCAGGCGGGACCGGCCGGACACGGCAGCCCGCGACGACACGGCCGGCACCGTCGGCACGGACCACGCGGGCGGCTCGGGCGGCTATCTCGCCGTCGACTCCGGTGGGTCGGGGCTCCGGGTGGCCGTCGGGACCGTGGCGCGCGGGGTGCTGGCCGAACGGCGCTCAGGTGAGCCGGTGCGGACGGGCCCGCGGGGCATCGACCCTGAGCATCTGATGGGGCAACTGGTGCCGATGGTGCGGGCGTTGACCGAGGAGAGCGGTGTCGGCCGCCTGGACACCGTCGTGGTCGGGGCCACCGGGCTCGCCACCCTCGGTGACGCGCTGCGCGCCGAGCTGCCGGCCGCCGTGAGGCGGGAGTTCGGGGCCGACACCCTCGCTCTGGCCGCCGACGCGGTGACCGCCTACGCCGGTGCCCTCGGCCCGCGTCCCGGCGCGGTGGTCGCGGCCGGCACCGGTCTGATCGCCCTCGGCACGGACCTCACCGGCTGGCGTCGGGCGGACGGCTGGGGGCATCTGCTCGGCGACTGCGGGGGCGGCGCCTGGATCGGGCGGGCCGGGCTCGAAGCGGCGTTGCGCGCGTTCGACGGCAGGGCGGGCGGCTCGACGGCGCTGCTGGCGTGCGCCGAGCGGGAGTTCGGGCCGATGCCGGGGCTGCCGGGGCTGCTCTATCCGCGGACCGACCGGCCCGCCGTGCTCGCGTCGTTCGCGCCCCGGGTCGCGGAGTGCGCGGCGGACGATCAGGTCGCGGCCGGGATCCTGCGGTCGGCGGCACGGGCGATGGCCGAGTCGGCGGCGGCCGTCTGCCCGGCCGGGGGCGAGCCCCGTGTGGCCTTCACCGGGGGCCTGTTCAAGATGGGGGACGTGCTCGTCGGGCCGCTGGCCGAGGAGTTGGCCCGGCTGGTGCCCGGGGCTGAGCGGGTGCCCGCGGCCGGGGACCCGTTGCTGGGGTCGGTGCGGATCGCGTCCGAGCTGGTCACCGGGTCGCTCACGCTGCCGTGTGACGACGCGTTGCTCACCGTCACGTCCGTAAGAGGCTGA
- a CDS encoding lactonase family protein: protein MTDGGARRRRAFIGSFTAAGGPGIVTAAVAPGGGALTVLHSVTGVPDPSYLALAPDGRFLYAVSETAEGAVAAYRLTGQRPAQAGPAVRVGGQGPTHLSLFDGHVLTANYGSGSVTAVPVRPDGTLAPALSAVLPHTGSGPHSRRQQAPHAHQVQPDPSGRWAVSVDLGTDSVRVCTLRDGALAVHREAPLRPGSGPRHLAFHPGGDHAYVLNELTPTVTVCRWRGEDGTLVPLTEAQVLPTAPAGDAYPSGIAVSPDGRFVWTATRGEDVLSTFAVEDAGARLRLLGTTPCGGDWPRAITVSDGYLYCANERSGDVSWFTLDQHTGLPLYDGRVTVPAASCVVLD, encoded by the coding sequence GTGACTGACGGCGGCGCACGACGGAGGCGGGCCTTCATCGGGTCGTTCACGGCGGCGGGCGGGCCCGGCATCGTCACGGCGGCCGTGGCGCCCGGCGGGGGCGCGCTGACCGTCCTGCACAGCGTGACCGGCGTACCCGACCCGTCCTACCTCGCCCTCGCCCCCGACGGCCGGTTCCTGTACGCCGTCAGCGAGACGGCCGAGGGCGCGGTGGCCGCCTACCGGCTGACCGGTCAGCGGCCCGCACAGGCCGGGCCCGCGGTGCGCGTCGGCGGCCAGGGCCCCACCCACCTCAGCCTCTTCGACGGCCATGTCCTGACCGCCAACTACGGCTCGGGCAGCGTCACCGCCGTACCGGTGCGTCCCGACGGCACCCTGGCACCCGCCCTCTCCGCCGTGCTCCCGCACACCGGATCAGGACCGCACAGCCGCCGCCAACAGGCCCCGCACGCACACCAGGTGCAGCCCGACCCGAGCGGACGGTGGGCCGTCAGCGTCGACCTCGGCACCGACTCCGTCCGCGTCTGCACCCTGCGCGACGGCGCGCTCGCCGTGCACCGCGAGGCCCCCCTGCGTCCCGGCTCCGGCCCCCGCCACCTGGCGTTCCACCCGGGCGGCGACCACGCGTACGTGCTGAACGAACTCACCCCGACCGTCACCGTCTGCCGCTGGCGGGGCGAGGACGGCACGCTGGTGCCCCTCACCGAGGCGCAGGTCCTGCCCACCGCCCCGGCCGGCGACGCCTATCCGTCGGGCATCGCCGTCTCGCCCGACGGCCGCTTCGTCTGGACGGCGACCCGCGGCGAGGACGTCCTGTCCACCTTCGCCGTCGAGGACGCGGGCGCGCGCCTGCGGCTGCTCGGCACCACCCCGTGCGGCGGCGACTGGCCGCGCGCCATCACCGTCTCGGACGGCTATCTGTACTGCGCCAACGAGCGCTCGGGCGACGTCTCCTGGTTCACCCTCGACCAGCACACCGGCCTGCCCCTCTACGACGGCCGCGTCACGGTACCGGCCGCCTCCTGCGTCGTCCTGGACTGA
- a CDS encoding sirohydrochlorin chelatase, with product MSSPTGPASGLPVRMPRPRQPGRHRRPEPLAAPEGAPALVLAVPGTPGSATRGLAEEVVSIARSELPGLDARIGYLDGDDAEFPTLQAVLTHAAEVRTARYEQAKAAGLDVKQPDGPVAVVVPLLAGPDNSLLRQVRQAVMESRIAAELTDVLGPHPLLAEALHVRLSEAGLARADRARLFTVATAADGIILASVGGDEAVQAAGITGMLLAARLAVPVMAAALDQDGSIADVAEQLRASGSQQLALAPYLIGPEIDPGLVEEAAKEVGCAASEALGPYPAIGKLALAKYTSALGIAPQQPQGAPVR from the coding sequence ATGAGCTCCCCCACTGGGCCCGCGTCCGGCCTGCCAGTACGAATGCCGCGACCCCGCCAGCCAGGGCGGCACCGCCGCCCCGAACCCCTGGCGGCTCCCGAGGGCGCGCCCGCGCTCGTCCTCGCGGTGCCGGGCACTCCCGGGTCAGCCACCCGCGGCCTCGCCGAGGAGGTCGTGAGCATCGCCCGCTCCGAGCTGCCCGGCCTCGACGCGCGCATCGGATATCTGGACGGGGACGACGCGGAGTTCCCCACGCTGCAGGCCGTGCTGACGCACGCCGCCGAGGTGCGTACGGCCCGCTACGAGCAGGCCAAGGCCGCCGGTCTCGACGTCAAGCAGCCCGACGGCCCGGTCGCCGTCGTGGTGCCGCTGCTGGCAGGGCCCGACAACTCGCTGCTGCGTCAGGTCAGGCAGGCCGTCATGGAGAGCCGGATCGCGGCCGAGCTGACCGATGTGCTCGGCCCGCACCCGCTGCTCGCCGAGGCGCTGCACGTGCGGCTGTCGGAGGCCGGTCTGGCCCGCGCCGACCGGGCCCGCCTGTTCACCGTGGCCACGGCGGCCGACGGCATCATCCTGGCGTCGGTGGGCGGCGACGAGGCGGTGCAGGCGGCCGGGATCACCGGCATGCTGCTCGCCGCGCGGCTGGCCGTGCCGGTGATGGCGGCGGCGCTCGACCAGGACGGTTCGATCGCGGACGTCGCCGAGCAGCTGCGCGCCTCGGGCTCGCAGCAGCTGGCGCTCGCGCCGTATCTGATCGGTCCCGAGATCGACCCCGGCCTGGTCGAGGAAGCGGCCAAGGAAGTGGGCTGCGCCGCGTCCGAGGCGCTCGGCCCCTATCCGGCGATCGGCAAGCTCGCCCTGGCCAAGTACACCTCGGCCCTGGGCATCGCCCCGCAGCAGCCGCAGGGGGCGCCGGTCCGCTGA